A segment of the Pirellulales bacterium genome:
CCGGGCAATCATCTGAGCCGGCCGCGCATGCAGCCCCTGCTCATGATTGATGACCACCGATTTATGCAGGCAAGGCGAATCCATCGAGTTATGTCTTCTTCACGTTCTAGCCGCAGGCGGGAGCCCGCGGTTCTTTCGCAGTTCACCGCAGGCTGCCGCCAGCGGCTATTAACTCTCTCACACAAACTGATTGTTGTCTGCTTCTTCCAAAAGCTGCCACACATCGTCCGGTTGCTTGGCCTGCTTGAGGAACCGACAGAACGTCTCGTCGCGCAACTGCCGCGAAATGTTCTCGAGTGCCCGCAAGTGGTCGCCAGGCCGATCCGGGGGCGATACCAACATGAACAGTAAATGGACTTTCTCGCCGTCGAGGCTGTCGAAATCAACACCCACCTCGCTGACCGCCACCGTGCCCACCAGCTCCTTCACACTGGGGTGCTTGGTATGAGGCACGGCCACGCCACGGCCGATCCCCGTGCTGCCCAATTCTTCGCGCTTGAGAATGGCCTCCACAATGCTTTCGTGTTGGTCGGGGGCAATCTTGCCGGCCTCCAACAATGCCGTCGCCATCGAGCGGATGACCTGCTCCTTGTTGTCGACTTCGATATTCGTGCGAATCGCCTCGCGGCTCACAAAATCAACAAACTTCATGATCTGCACTTATCCCTTACTTACGTCGTTGTCCGTGTGTCCAATCAATATGATGATACATCTCGCTAGCCGACGGCCGCACAACGATCGGCTCGGCCGCGGAGATGATGAATTCGTTCGCTCAGTCTTCCGCCTCGTCCCCAACGGCCGTTTCCACCTCGACGTGCTTACCGCCGGGCCCGCGATGCCGTTCGACGACCCGCTCCTTGTACTTTCGTAGTTGCTGTTCGATCTTACCTGCCGCGGAATCAAAGGCACTGAGCAGACTTTCCGCGCTCGCGTGCGCCACAAAGTCGTGCTTGTGCTCGGCCGACACGTTGATGCCGACTTCCGGCGATTGCTCGTCCTTCAAGTCCACCACCAACTCGATCGCCATCAGCCGCTCAAAAAGCCGCCCAAACTTCTCAGCCTTCGCCTTCAATTTCTCCTGGCTAGCCTCGCTCAGGTGGCCGTGACGTACTGCAATGCTGATCTGCACGGATGCAACTCCTCGGTCGTTGGTGCAACTGGCTGAATCGAAGGGCGAAAAACGTCGGGATACGCGCCGCTTCGACCGGCCCGAATCCCTAGTGTCCCTCGCACAACTGACCGAGGGAGCACCATATTCTAGCGGTTTTCAGACAGGCCGACAAACCGACTCTTTTCCCCGTTTGAGGGCCTTCTAACCGCTTGTCGAAGATCCGCCGTGGCGGGCGGCTTAGCGTTCCCCGTAAAACACCGCCAGCCAGATCGTCGCCTCCTCCGGCGACGTCCACGCGGCCAGATTCTCCCGGTGGTCTCGGCCGTGCAACTCCTCATAATGAATGGTCTCAAATGTCCGTTCGTCGAGAGGCATCCCAATGAGAATTCCTTGTGCGCTGCTCGCTAGTTGCCTTCTTGCTTCTGCCTTGTCGGCGGGCCAAAATCCACCAGCTCAAACTGAACTTTCCCCGCTTAACATCGTCCTCATCTACGTCGACGACCTGGGCCGGGCCGATGTCGGTCCCTTCCTCGAAGAAAA
Coding sequences within it:
- a CDS encoding PTS sugar transporter subunit IIA, translated to MKFVDFVSREAIRTNIEVDNKEQVIRSMATALLEAGKIAPDQHESIVEAILKREELGSTGIGRGVAVPHTKHPSVKELVGTVAVSEVGVDFDSLDGEKVHLLFMLVSPPDRPGDHLRALENISRQLRDETFCRFLKQAKQPDDVWQLLEEADNNQFV
- the raiA gene encoding ribosome-associated translation inhibitor RaiA, whose protein sequence is MQISIAVRHGHLSEASQEKLKAKAEKFGRLFERLMAIELVVDLKDEQSPEVGINVSAEHKHDFVAHASAESLLSAFDSAAGKIEQQLRKYKERVVERHRGPGGKHVEVETAVGDEAED